The Bradyrhizobium sp. CCGB01 genome segment GCCGCCCGGCGGCACGCTGGCGCACACCTTGGGATAATCGGCGCGGCACGCGCTCTTGACCGCGGCGATCTGCGCGCTGCTCGGCTGCTTGGCGGCAGCGGCCTTCGGAGCGGCAGCAGCCGGCTTCGGCTGGGCGACCGGCGCAGCTTCCGTCTTGGCCGGTTCAGATTTGGCGGGCGCAGCTTCAGTCTTCGGCGCCGCAGCGGGCTCGACCGCGCGAACCGCGGTCTGGCATCCCGAGGACAGGCTGGACATGTTCTTCTGGAGACATTGATACGCTTCCACGCCGCCGGGCGTGACGCTCGAGCAGTGCGCCATGAAGTCCGAGCGGCATGCGGAGCGGATGGCGCTCTTCTGGGCCTCGGTCGGGGATTGCGCGGATGCGCCTGTTGCAGTTGCGAACAGCGCCGCTGCCAACAACGCGCCACGTGTCGATGCATGTTTCAAAATGTTGAGCATTTGGGTTGAATTCCTGCCCTGTCGGTAACGCCGACGATTTTTCAAATGTGATGCAAGCAATCGTCGCGGGTGATGCCGCGTGCAGCATCATTGGCCGCTTCGACCTCTACCGCAAGTAGATAATACCGTGCCAATTGCGACGTAACCAGAGCATCATCCCGAAAATTGTGCAGCGGTTTTCCCTCGCGCAAACGCGGCACGCGTTTGCGCGAAGATCATGCTCAAATGCTACGTCGTCAGAGCTTCACCATGCGCTTGCCGCGGTTCTCTCCCGCCAGCAATCCGATCAGCGCCTTCGGCGTGTTCTGCAATCCGTCGATGATGTCTTCCTGCACCTTCAGCTTGCCGGATTTCACCCAGCCTTGCAGCTCGGCGAGCGCGCGCTGGCTCTCCTTCATGTAGTCCATCACGATGAAGCCCTGCATGACGAGCCGCTTCACCACGATCAGGCCGGGCACGCCGCGCGGGCCGTGCGCGGAGGGCGCACCGTCATATTGCGAGATCGCACCGCAGCAGGCGATGCGGCCGTAATTGTTCATCTGCGGCAGGCAGGCTTCGAGAATGTCGCCGCCGACATTGTCGAAATAGACGTCGATGCCCTTGGGCGCCGCGGCGCGCAGGGCCTTGAATACCGCACCGTCCTTGTAGTCGACCGCGGCATCGAAGCCGAGTTCGGAGGTCAGCCAGTTGCACTTGTCGGCGCCACCGGCGATGCCGACCACGCGACATCCCCTGATCTTGGCGATCTGCCCGACGATCGAGCCGACCGAGCCCGCGGAGACCACGACCGTCTCGCCCTCCTTCGGCTTGCCGACCTCGAGCAGGCCGAAATAGGCGGTGAGGCCGGCGATGCCGAACACGCTGAGCAGATGCGTCATCGGTTCGAGCTTAGGCATTTTCGTCAAATGCTTTGCGGGCACCGCGGCATATTCCTGCCAGCCGGTGTCGCCGAACACGATGTCGCCGGCAGCTAACCCCGGCGCCTTCGAGCTGACGACCTCGGCGATGGCGCCGCCGGCCATCACGCTGTTGGCCTCGACCGCGGAACGATAGGTCGCGCCATGCATCCAGGCACGGTTGGCGGCGTCGAGCGAGATGTAACGCACATGCAGCAAGGCCTCGCCGTCCTTCGGCTCAGGCATCGCGCCCTCCACCATCTTGAAGTGCTCGGGGCCAAGTTTGCCACTGGGCTTTTCCACCAGAAGAATCTGGCGATTGATGCTGCCGCTCATGACGTTTCCTCCTCGTTTGTTTGACAATTATTGATGCAGGTGCCGCAAACAAAACGTGCAAGCCGCATTCGTTGTGCGCTGCATGAAGGCTAGATCTTGCGCCTGTGTTTCGCAACGGGAACATCCCGCAACACGAATGCTCGCGAAGCGTGTTGCGTCGCTGTCATATCTGCGACATCATGAAGCGGCCGGTAGTGTGGGGGTCTTCAATGTCGAACAGGTTCACGCAATACATTCTGGCCGCGATGGTGCTGGGCATCGTCATGGGGGCGGCGATCTTCAACTTCCTGCCCGACACGCGCGCCGAATGGGCGTCCTCCATCAACCTGATCGCCATGATGTTCCTGCGCCTGATCAAGATGATCATCGCGCCGCTGGTGTTCGCGACCCTGGTCGGCGGCATCGCGCATATGGGAAGCGGTTCGCGGCTTGGGCGCATCTTCGCCAAGACCATGGGCTGGTTCGTCAGCGCCTCTTTCGTGTCGCTGCTGCTCGGCCTCGTGATGGTCAATCTGCTCCAGCCCGGCGCGAACTTCCCCGGCACGCTGCCTCAGGCGGGGCAATCGACGGGACTGCCGGTCTCGGCCTTCTCGATCGAGAAATTCCTCACCCATCTGATCCCGACCTCGATCGCGGACGCGATGGCGCAGAACGAGATCCTCCAGATCGTGATCTTCGCCGTGTTCTTCTCGGTGGCGATGGGCTCGATGCCCGAACGTTCCAAGCCGATCCTGGCGATGATCGACGATGTCGCCCACATCATGCTCAAGGTGACGAGCTATGTGATGCTGTTCGCGCCGCTGGCGGTGTGGGCCGCCATCACCGCCACCGTGGCCAAGAACGGCCTCGGTGTGCTGTGGAAGCTCGTCGTCTTCATGGGCGGCTTCTATCTCGCGCTTGCGATCCTGTGGATCATCCTGATGGTCGTCGGCTTCGTCGTGATCGGGCCGCGTTACAGCCATCTCCTGCGGCTGATCCGCGAGCCGCTGATGATCGCGTTCTCTACCGCGAGCTCGGAGGCCGCCTACCCGAAGACGCTGGAGGGACTGACGAAGTTCGGCGCCTCGTCGCGGATCTCGAGCTTCGTGCTGCCGCTCGGCTATTCCTTCAACCTCGACGGCACGATGATGTATTGCACCTTCGCGAGCATCTTCATCGCGCAGACCTATCACATCGAGATGTCGCTCGCGACGCAGCTTGCGATGCTCGCGACCCTGATGATCACCTCCAAGGGCGTTGCCGGCGTGCCGCGCGCCTCCCTCGTGGTGATCGCCTCGACGCTGTCGCAGTTCGGCATCCCCGAGGCGGGCCTGCTGATGATCATGGGCATCGACACCTTCCTCGACATGGGACGCAGCGCCACCAACGTGATCGGCAACTCGCTCGCGACCGCAGTGGTCGCGAAGTGGGAAGGCGAGCTCGGGCCCGAGCACGAGCTTGGCCCTGGCGAAGCGTCGACGCCGGACATGGTGCCGGGCGAAGTGCCCGCGATGGCCGGCCATTGACGGAGGTGCATCATGCGCCTTTCAACGGCGATATCGGGCGGCCTGTTGCTGGCGGCGTGTCTGCTGGTAACCGGCGCTTCCGCTCAGACTGGTAGCGAGGGGCTTAGCCCAACGCTGTCGGCCATCAAGAGCAGACACACCGTGCGGCTCGGCTACCGCGAAAGCTCGCCGCCGTTCTCCTTCCTCGACCAGTCGGGTCGCCCGATCGGCTACAGCCTCGAGCTCTGCGAGGCCATCGTCGAGGAGATCGGCGTCGAGGTCGACGACCCCAATCTGAAGATCGACTACGTCAAGGTCACCTCGGACGACCGCATCGACGCCGTGCTGCAGAACAAGATCGACCTCGAATGCGGCTC includes the following:
- a CDS encoding cysteine rich repeat-containing protein, whose product is MLNILKHASTRGALLAAALFATATGASAQSPTEAQKSAIRSACRSDFMAHCSSVTPGGVEAYQCLQKNMSSLSSGCQTAVRAVEPAAAPKTEAAPAKSEPAKTEAAPVAQPKPAAAAPKAAAAKQPSSAQIAAVKSACRADYPKVCASVPPGGAPALECLEKNKAKVSPACEKAVTAAAGGGSAAAATAPAGAAPAAAAPAAAPAVIVLRPLRPREELFIVRSACGADIRTLCAGVAPGGGRIVQCVASNAASLSPACKDVLAPFAAR
- a CDS encoding NADP-dependent oxidoreductase, with translation MSGSINRQILLVEKPSGKLGPEHFKMVEGAMPEPKDGEALLHVRYISLDAANRAWMHGATYRSAVEANSVMAGGAIAEVVSSKAPGLAAGDIVFGDTGWQEYAAVPAKHLTKMPKLEPMTHLLSVFGIAGLTAYFGLLEVGKPKEGETVVVSAGSVGSIVGQIAKIRGCRVVGIAGGADKCNWLTSELGFDAAVDYKDGAVFKALRAAAPKGIDVYFDNVGGDILEACLPQMNNYGRIACCGAISQYDGAPSAHGPRGVPGLIVVKRLVMQGFIVMDYMKESQRALAELQGWVKSGKLKVQEDIIDGLQNTPKALIGLLAGENRGKRMVKL
- a CDS encoding dicarboxylate/amino acid:cation symporter, translating into MSNRFTQYILAAMVLGIVMGAAIFNFLPDTRAEWASSINLIAMMFLRLIKMIIAPLVFATLVGGIAHMGSGSRLGRIFAKTMGWFVSASFVSLLLGLVMVNLLQPGANFPGTLPQAGQSTGLPVSAFSIEKFLTHLIPTSIADAMAQNEILQIVIFAVFFSVAMGSMPERSKPILAMIDDVAHIMLKVTSYVMLFAPLAVWAAITATVAKNGLGVLWKLVVFMGGFYLALAILWIILMVVGFVVIGPRYSHLLRLIREPLMIAFSTASSEAAYPKTLEGLTKFGASSRISSFVLPLGYSFNLDGTMMYCTFASIFIAQTYHIEMSLATQLAMLATLMITSKGVAGVPRASLVVIASTLSQFGIPEAGLLMIMGIDTFLDMGRSATNVIGNSLATAVVAKWEGELGPEHELGPGEASTPDMVPGEVPAMAGH